A genomic region of Staphylococcus roterodami contains the following coding sequences:
- the zwf gene encoding glucose-6-phosphate dehydrogenase: protein MSTKNKHIPCLITIFGATGDLSHRKLFPSIFHLYQQDNLDEHIAIIGIGRRDITNDDFRNQVKSSIQKHVKDTHKIDAFMEHVFYHRHDVSNEESYQELLEFSNELDSKFKLNGNRLFYLAMAPQFFGVISDYLKSSGLTDTNGFKRLVIEKPFGSDLKSAEALNNQIRKSFKEEEIYRIDHYLGKDMVQNIEVLRFANAMFEPLWNNKYISNIQVTSSEILGVEDRGGYYESSGALKDMVQNHMLQMVALLAMEAPISLNSEDIRAEKVKVLKSLRHFQSEDVKKNFVRGQYGEGYIDGKKVKAYRDEDRVADDSNTPTFVSGKLTIDNFRWAGVPFYIRTGKRMKSKTIQVVVEFKEVPMNLYYETDKLLDSNLLVINIQPNEGVSLHLNAKKNTQGIETEPVQLSYSMSAQDKMNTVDAYENLLFDCLKGDATNFTHWEELKSTWKFVDAIQDEWNMVDPEFPNYESGTNGPLESDLLLARDGNHWWDDIQ from the coding sequence TTGAGTACTAAAAACAAACACATCCCATGTTTAATCACAATATTTGGTGCAACAGGTGATTTAAGTCATCGTAAGTTGTTTCCATCAATATTCCATCTCTACCAACAAGACAATTTAGATGAACATATTGCCATCATCGGTATTGGACGTCGTGACATTACTAATGATGATTTCCGTAATCAAGTAAAATCATCAATTCAAAAGCACGTAAAAGATACACACAAAATTGACGCGTTTATGGAACATGTCTTCTATCATAGACATGATGTAAGTAACGAAGAAAGTTACCAAGAATTATTAGAATTCAGTAATGAACTTGATAGCAAATTCAAATTGAATGGCAATCGCTTATTCTACTTAGCTATGGCTCCGCAATTCTTCGGTGTCATTTCAGATTATTTAAAATCATCTGGCTTAACAGATACAAATGGATTTAAACGTCTAGTTATTGAAAAGCCATTCGGTAGTGATTTAAAATCGGCAGAAGCATTAAACAATCAAATTCGTAAGTCATTTAAAGAAGAAGAAATTTATCGTATTGACCATTACTTAGGTAAAGACATGGTTCAAAACATTGAAGTGTTACGTTTTGCCAATGCAATGTTCGAACCCCTTTGGAACAATAAGTATATTTCAAACATTCAAGTTACATCTTCTGAAATATTAGGCGTTGAAGATCGCGGTGGTTATTATGAATCTAGTGGCGCGTTAAAAGACATGGTTCAAAACCACATGTTACAAATGGTTGCATTATTAGCTATGGAAGCTCCAATTAGTTTAAATAGTGAAGATATCCGAGCTGAAAAAGTTAAAGTGCTTAAATCACTTCGTCACTTCCAATCAGAAGATGTTAAAAAGAACTTTGTGCGTGGACAATATGGAGAAGGTTATATTGATGGTAAAAAAGTTAAAGCATACCGTGATGAAGATCGTGTTGCTGACGATTCAAATACGCCTACTTTTGTATCAGGCAAGTTAACAATTGATAACTTTAGATGGGCTGGCGTACCATTCTATATTCGTACTGGTAAACGTATGAAATCTAAAACAATTCAAGTTGTTGTTGAATTTAAAGAAGTACCAATGAACTTATACTATGAAACTGATAAACTGTTAGATTCAAATCTATTAGTAATCAATATTCAGCCAAACGAAGGTGTTTCTTTACATTTAAACGCTAAGAAAAATACACAAGGTATCGAGACTGAACCTGTTCAATTATCATATTCCATGAGCGCCCAAGATAAAATGAATACTGTAGATGCATATGAAAACCTACTATTCGATTGTCTAAAAGGTGATGCGACTAACTTTACACATTGGGAAGAGTTAAAATCAACATGGAAATTTGTAGATGCTATTCAAGATGAATGGAATATGGTAGACCCAGAGTTCCCTAACTATGAATCAGGTACTAATGGTCCATTAGAAAGTGATTTATTACTTGCTCGTGATGGTAACCACTGGTGGGACGATATTCAATAA
- a CDS encoding AraC family transcriptional regulator, with translation MDVIKQIQQAIVYIEDRLLEPFNLQELSDYVGLSPYHLDQSFKMIVGLSPEAYARARKMTLAANDVINGATRLVDIAKKYHYANSNDFANDFSDFHGVSPIQASTKKDELQIQERLYIKLSTTERAPYPYRLEETDDISLVGYARFIDTKYLSHPFNVPDFLEDLLIDGKIKELRRYNDVSPFELFVISCPLENGLEIFVGVPSERYPAHLESRFLPGKHCAKFNLQGEIDYATNEAWYYIESSLQLTLPYERNDLYVEVYPLDISFNDPFTKIQLWIPVKLSPYDED, from the coding sequence TTGGACGTTATCAAGCAAATACAACAGGCAATTGTTTATATTGAAGATCGTTTATTAGAGCCTTTCAATTTGCAAGAATTAAGTGATTACGTTGGTCTTTCGCCATACCATCTTGATCAATCATTTAAAATGATTGTCGGCTTATCTCCAGAAGCTTATGCCCGAGCACGCAAAATGACGCTCGCTGCAAATGATGTGATTAATGGTGCTACACGACTTGTAGATATCGCTAAAAAATATCACTATGCAAATTCAAATGATTTTGCAAATGATTTTAGTGATTTTCATGGCGTATCACCTATTCAAGCTTCTACTAAAAAAGATGAATTACAAATTCAAGAGCGATTATATATCAAGTTATCAACTACTGAGAGAGCACCCTATCCATATAGATTAGAAGAGACAGATGATATTTCATTGGTTGGATATGCAAGATTTATAGACACTAAGTATTTGTCACATCCTTTTAATGTTCCGGATTTTTTAGAAGACTTGCTCATTGATGGTAAAATTAAAGAGTTACGACGATATAATGATGTCAGTCCATTTGAATTGTTCGTCATTAGTTGTCCTCTTGAAAATGGTTTAGAAATATTTGTAGGTGTTCCAAGTGAACGTTATCCAGCACACTTAGAAAGTAGATTTTTACCTGGCAAACATTGCGCGAAATTCAATTTACAAGGTGAAATTGATTATGCTACAAATGAAGCATGGTATTATATTGAATCAAGTTTGCAGTTAACACTTCCATATGAAAGAAATGATTTATATGTAGAAGTATATCCTCTCGATATTTCATTTAATGACCCATTCACTAAAATTCAGCTTTGGATTCCTGTTAAACTGAGTCCTTATGACGAAGACTAA
- a CDS encoding alpha-glucosidase encodes MKKQWWKEAVAYQVYPRSFNDSNHDGIGDLPGMIEKLDYLKDLGIDVIWLSPMFKSPNDDNGYDISDYKEIMDEFGTMEDFNRLLKGVHDSGMKLILDLVVNHTSDEHPWFIESRSSKDNPKRDWYIWQDPKADGSEPNNWESIFNGSTWEYDANTEQYYFHLFSKKQPDLNWANPEVRDAVFEMMNWWFDKGIDGFRVDAITHIKKTFEAGDLPVPEGKTYAPAFDVDMNQPGIQTWLQEMKERSLSKYDIMTVGEANGVSPDDADDWVGEENGKFNMIFQFEHLGLWNSGDSHFDVNSYKSVLNRWQKQLENKGWNALFIENHDQPRRVSTWGDDDKYWYESATSHAAVYFLQQGTPFIYQGQEIGMTNYPFESIETFNDVAVKNDYQIVKSRGGDVDALLAKYKDENRDNSRTPMQWDDTSNGGFTNGEPWFPVNPNYKTINVAQQLEDNHSILQFYKDLIQLRKSDDVYIYGQFDLVDAENSQVFAYTRTLHEKQVLIVGNLTDHEAELDVPFDLSHGEVKLCNYDAKVNLKNLRAYEACVIELN; translated from the coding sequence ATGAAGAAACAATGGTGGAAAGAAGCGGTAGCATATCAAGTATATCCAAGAAGCTTTAATGATAGTAATCATGATGGAATTGGTGATCTGCCAGGAATGATTGAAAAATTGGATTACCTAAAAGACTTAGGGATTGATGTGATTTGGTTAAGTCCAATGTTTAAGTCACCAAATGATGATAATGGTTATGATATTAGTGATTATAAAGAAATTATGGACGAATTTGGCACGATGGAAGACTTCAATCGTTTGTTAAAAGGTGTTCATGATAGTGGTATGAAACTTATTTTAGACTTAGTTGTAAATCATACGTCTGATGAACATCCTTGGTTCATCGAATCTAGATCAAGTAAAGATAACCCAAAGCGAGATTGGTATATTTGGCAAGATCCAAAAGCAGATGGTTCAGAACCAAACAACTGGGAAAGTATTTTTAATGGCTCAACGTGGGAATATGATGCTAATACTGAGCAATATTATTTCCATTTATTTAGTAAAAAACAACCTGACTTGAATTGGGCTAATCCTGAAGTTAGAGATGCTGTATTTGAAATGATGAACTGGTGGTTTGACAAGGGAATAGATGGATTTAGAGTAGATGCAATTACACATATTAAGAAGACGTTTGAAGCGGGAGATTTACCTGTGCCTGAAGGTAAAACGTATGCGCCGGCATTTGATGTAGATATGAATCAACCAGGTATTCAAACTTGGTTACAAGAGATGAAAGAACGCTCATTAAGTAAGTATGACATTATGACTGTTGGTGAAGCGAATGGTGTAAGCCCTGATGATGCTGATGACTGGGTCGGGGAAGAAAATGGTAAATTTAATATGATATTCCAATTTGAACATTTGGGACTGTGGAATAGTGGTGATTCTCATTTTGATGTAAATTCATATAAATCTGTATTAAATAGATGGCAAAAACAACTTGAAAATAAAGGATGGAATGCGCTATTTATTGAAAATCATGACCAACCTAGACGTGTATCGACGTGGGGTGACGATGACAAGTATTGGTATGAATCAGCAACAAGTCATGCAGCTGTTTACTTCTTACAACAAGGTACACCGTTCATTTATCAGGGACAAGAAATAGGTATGACGAATTATCCATTTGAAAGTATTGAAACGTTTAACGATGTTGCTGTTAAAAATGACTATCAAATTGTGAAATCTCGAGGTGGTGACGTAGACGCTTTACTTGCGAAATATAAAGATGAGAATCGAGATAATTCTCGCACACCTATGCAATGGGATGATACGTCCAATGGCGGATTTACAAATGGTGAACCGTGGTTCCCAGTGAATCCGAATTATAAAACTATCAATGTTGCACAACAATTAGAAGATAACCATTCAATTTTGCAATTTTATAAAGATTTAATACAATTAAGAAAATCTGACGATGTGTATATCTATGGTCAATTCGATTTAGTAGATGCTGAAAACTCACAAGTCTTCGCTTACACGAGAACACTACATGAAAAGCAAGTTCTTATTGTAGGCAATCTTACTGACCACGAAGCTGAATTAGATGTACCATTTGATTTAAGTCATGGAGAAGTGAAATTATGTAATTATGATGCCAAAGTTAATTTAAAAAATTTACGTGCATATGAAGCATGTGTTATCGAATTAAATTAA
- a CDS encoding LacI family DNA-binding transcriptional regulator, producing MVTIKDVALKAGVSPSTVSRVIKGNQRISEATISKVKKVMEELNYFPNTAARTLITNQTYKIGLVLKGSEEPIRLNPFYINVLLGISETCNQHGYGTQTTVSNNMNDLMDEVYKMIKQRMVDAFILLYSKENDPIKQMLIDESMPFIVIGKPTSDIDHQFTHIDNDNILASENLTRHVIEQGVDELIFITEKGDFEVSKDRIQGFETVASQFNLDYQIIETNSDRESILSFLKGKQAKFQNPKTKQAIISLDAMLHLAILSVLYELNIEIPNDVMTATFNDSYLTEIASPPQTSIDIKPRMLGQQAGSAILEILKNKKQNIVELVIIDTELKIRKSTQL from the coding sequence ATGGTTACGATTAAAGATGTTGCTCTAAAAGCGGGTGTTTCACCTTCGACTGTTTCAAGAGTTATAAAAGGAAATCAACGTATTAGCGAAGCGACAATTTCAAAAGTGAAGAAAGTTATGGAAGAATTGAATTATTTTCCTAATACTGCTGCTAGAACTTTAATTACAAACCAAACATATAAAATTGGTTTAGTGTTAAAAGGGTCTGAGGAGCCTATTCGACTGAATCCATTCTATATAAATGTATTATTAGGAATTTCTGAAACGTGTAATCAACATGGCTATGGTACCCAAACGACAGTCTCAAATAATATGAACGATTTAATGGATGAAGTTTATAAAATGATTAAACAACGAATGGTTGATGCGTTTATACTGCTCTATTCAAAAGAGAATGATCCGATTAAGCAAATGTTAATTGATGAAAGTATGCCATTTATTGTGATTGGTAAGCCTACATCGGATATAGATCATCAATTTACACACATAGATAATGATAATATTTTAGCTTCTGAAAATTTGACACGACATGTTATTGAACAAGGTGTAGATGAATTAATATTTATTACAGAAAAAGGCGATTTTGAAGTTTCGAAAGATAGGATTCAAGGATTTGAAACGGTTGCCTCACAATTTAATCTGGATTATCAAATTATTGAAACGAATAGTGATAGGGAATCTATTTTAAGTTTTTTAAAAGGGAAACAAGCAAAATTTCAAAATCCGAAGACAAAACAGGCAATTATTTCATTAGATGCCATGTTACATTTAGCGATTTTAAGTGTGCTATATGAACTTAATATTGAAATACCGAATGATGTGATGACAGCAACGTTCAATGATTCTTATTTAACTGAAATTGCGTCACCACCTCAAACGAGTATTGATATCAAGCCTAGAATGCTGGGTCAACAAGCTGGATCTGCCATTTTAGAGATATTAAAAAATAAAAAGCAGAATATCGTTGAACTGGTCATTATAGATACAGAATTAAAAATTAGAAAATCTACACAACTATAG
- a CDS encoding VOC family protein: MEKLNQVMLYVDDVEKAKAFWTETLGFVVVSETPLAENYVAVEVSPTKDAETSLTIMAKEFIEKYSPEVNLGTPSLMFKEKNFDALYSKLNDLGLTGHDIVEMNGQRVFNFQDGQGNYFAVSD; encoded by the coding sequence ATGGAGAAGTTAAATCAAGTAATGTTATATGTTGATGATGTTGAAAAAGCGAAAGCATTTTGGACAGAAACATTAGGGTTTGTTGTTGTAAGTGAAACACCGTTAGCTGAGAACTATGTTGCAGTTGAAGTATCACCTACGAAAGATGCTGAAACGTCATTGACGATTATGGCAAAAGAATTTATTGAAAAGTATAGCCCGGAGGTGAACCTAGGAACACCATCTTTAATGTTTAAAGAGAAAAACTTTGATGCATTATACTCAAAATTAAATGATTTAGGTTTAACTGGGCATGATATAGTAGAAATGAATGGTCAACGTGTATTTAATTTCCAAGATGGCCAAGGTAACTATTTCGCTGTTAGTGACTAA
- a CDS encoding LlsX family protein, producing MLKRQEMRVIIEILAGIVLSAIITAIAISTGYFIINKNGYANFDVNLLGLNLYRIHNYGVSGEPIITNIMFLGVILSILLVIIIELLVATNKRGKKQ from the coding sequence ATGTTGAAAAGACAAGAAATGCGAGTGATTATTGAAATTTTAGCAGGTATTGTGTTATCCGCCATCATCACAGCCATCGCGATTTCAACAGGCTACTTTATTATAAATAAAAATGGTTATGCGAATTTTGATGTAAATTTATTAGGATTAAATTTATACAGAATACACAATTATGGCGTTAGTGGAGAGCCAATTATAACAAATATTATGTTTTTAGGTGTGATCTTGTCCATATTATTAGTGATTATTATTGAATTGCTTGTAGCAACTAACAAAAGAGGTAAAAAGCAATGA
- a CDS encoding ABC transporter permease, with the protein MINKILLSIKMQFRVPISVFFSLIFPIIMVIVVILSYGNFSIGNGRHFIDKYFLISTSIGLLPIAFISFPIWLSESIENETLKRLKYFEVNISSLIVSNIISYCFLAIFSVILNIIIGKVFFSLTLPNTQYFIAFFFQIFYNIIALLMIGTFLALLIRKSKVLLPFGMILLFLTYMIIGVFVQYGELPNLLKEIGNWIPIKYVTNDFYSIWTNERMWDASFLKLNSLYIIVTSVLSLFIYKFKK; encoded by the coding sequence ATGATAAATAAAATTTTGTTAAGCATAAAAATGCAATTTAGAGTTCCTATATCAGTGTTCTTTTCATTAATTTTTCCAATCATCATGGTAATAGTTGTTATTTTGTCTTATGGAAATTTTAGTATAGGAAATGGAAGACACTTTATAGATAAATATTTTTTAATTAGTACGAGTATTGGTCTGCTACCGATTGCTTTTATTAGCTTTCCAATTTGGTTAAGTGAGAGCATTGAGAATGAGACGCTAAAGCGATTAAAATATTTTGAAGTAAATATTAGTAGTTTAATCGTTTCTAATATTATTTCATACTGCTTCTTAGCGATATTTAGTGTTATTTTAAATATCATTATTGGTAAAGTATTTTTCTCATTAACTCTACCAAACACGCAATATTTTATAGCCTTCTTTTTCCAAATTTTTTATAACATTATCGCTCTATTAATGATAGGAACATTTTTAGCTTTGTTAATAAGAAAGAGTAAGGTTTTATTGCCTTTTGGAATGATATTGCTTTTTCTCACTTATATGATTATTGGTGTTTTTGTTCAGTATGGAGAGCTCCCTAATCTTTTAAAAGAAATAGGAAATTGGATACCAATCAAATATGTTACTAATGATTTTTATTCAATTTGGACAAATGAACGTATGTGGGATGCATCATTTTTAAAATTAAATTCATTGTATATCATAGTGACGAGTGTTTTAAGTTTGTTTATTTATAAGTTTAAGAAATGA
- a CDS encoding ATP-binding cassette domain-containing protein — MESLMTIKNLKVDINNRKILNLNNSTINIYSKDKIALIGKNGAGKTTLINCLLNEIKYSGVIDRMIRSKDIGIVFQENKYGDLIKVHELIYLITAYSKRSKQFKAFTKAFSLEHLINKFVKDLSLGEQKRLTVGLVLNEQKNLYIFDELTSGLDYEKRQNLLQKTKEITQNKAVIKITHYFDEVENWANKLIILDKGELLYYGSIDQFFSKFYHYALIEIVNQELDYQVRVVIEKLNADVYFNTKIVTHNKEQMNDVINLLNERKIEFKINMQNIYSTYLISTLEEI; from the coding sequence ATGGAAAGTTTAATGACTATTAAGAATTTAAAAGTTGATATTAATAATAGAAAAATTCTAAACCTTAATAATAGTACTATAAATATTTATAGTAAAGATAAAATAGCACTGATAGGGAAAAATGGTGCGGGAAAAACGACTTTGATTAATTGCTTGTTAAATGAGATAAAATACAGCGGCGTTATTGATAGAATGATAAGGTCTAAAGATATAGGAATTGTTTTTCAAGAGAATAAGTATGGGGATTTAATCAAAGTACATGAATTAATTTATTTAATAACAGCTTATAGCAAACGAAGTAAACAATTTAAAGCATTTACGAAAGCTTTCTCATTAGAACATCTTATAAATAAATTTGTTAAAGATTTATCCTTGGGGGAGCAAAAGCGCTTAACTGTAGGATTAGTATTGAATGAACAAAAAAATTTATACATATTTGATGAATTGACATCTGGATTAGACTATGAAAAAAGACAAAATTTATTACAGAAAACTAAAGAAATCACCCAAAATAAAGCAGTAATTAAAATTACGCATTACTTTGATGAGGTTGAAAATTGGGCGAATAAATTAATCATTTTAGATAAAGGAGAATTATTGTATTACGGCAGTATAGATCAATTTTTCTCAAAATTTTATCACTATGCACTGATTGAAATAGTGAATCAAGAATTAGATTATCAAGTTAGAGTTGTTATTGAAAAATTAAATGCCGATGTATATTTTAATACTAAGATTGTTACCCATAATAAAGAGCAAATGAATGACGTTATTAATCTATTAAATGAACGAAAAATAGAATTTAAAATAAACATGCAAAATATATACTCAACATATTTAATATCAACTTTGGAGGAAATATGA